From the Oscillatoria salina IIICB1 genome, the window AATGCGGCGATGACTTATGCTTTGGGATATGCGGCTTGTCGTTTCTATGAGTCGCAAATTAATCCTTTGACTTCTGAGGAGACTTTGGCGGCTTCGGAAGCTGAGAGTGAGGTGTATTTGCAGGAGGCGATCGCGCAAGAGGTCGTTATGGATACTATTTTAGTTCACTTGCTCTTGGCGGCTAATCCTGAGCAAAGTTTAGCGGATTTGTTGCCAGATTTGGAAAAACTCAATCTTGCTCCCGCTTCGGTGGAATATCTGGCGAGTTTAGAGCAACTTCCGCCTTTAGAAACCCTACTGGATCGAATTAACGAAGATTTTGCGGCTCCTTTACTGGTTAAATGTAATCAAGTTGCGTTGAGCGATCGCCAAATTACTCCGGCTGAGGCTGAAGCGATCGCGAAAATTACTGACAAGTTTGATTTCGAGATCGCTCCTCTCCCAGCAGAAGTCAGTTAGCAGCGATCGCTTTACCAGTTTTCTATTACGCGATCGGATTGGCGAGCGGGCGATCGCTGGCAACTATAGCAGTAAACAGTAAACAGTGAACAGTAAACAGTGATGAGAGCCTATGCTAGCAAGGTTTTCCGAAAATGAGGATGTCCTAACTAATTCGTTCTCTGCTATAACTCGTATAAATACTCAAATAAAAGCTTAATTCCTGTAGGTGAGTTTTGGCTAGCTCCAAATCACCTACTTTTTTTAGCAAAATTATCCTGAATTGCTGGCTTTTCTTCCGTAATTTTTCCTAAGTATTATTCTCGTTTTTCCCTTTTTTAAAGGTAATTTATCCTGGTTTTCTCAGGAAAACAGTTAATTTTAAAGACTTGGTGAAGAGGATCAAAAAATCCTGACATCTGCCTCTTGAAACAGAGTAAAAATATAAATATAACTACCAATAAAAGTCTTATGGAAAAACTATTCTCACTGCGTTTAACTACTGCGGTTACGGCAACTGTTTTAGTTCTTTTGGTAAAAGTTCCCTCAGCCAATCAGAGTGTTAATTTAAGTAAAAATTTGCATCAGGAGATAAAAATTATGGTAGCAAGTAACCTGAGTGATTGGAAATTATTCGAGTTTCAGCCAAAGAAGCGCGGAAACTAAACATTTAATTGGTGCATCTACATGAAATTAATAAAAATATTTTTCTCTTCAAGGGCTGGGTATCATACTCAGCCCTTGTTGTTCTATAAATAAATAACTAATAGCGAGTAAGCTAAGATCCTACCACTACCAGATTAAATCGCTTATAGTTAAAATAGAGCTACCAGATAAGTTCTTATGAATAAGCAAAAAATACTTCTAGAGCCAATTTTACCAGCTACTAAACAAGAGATTCAGCAATTAATTCTTGGACTTTTAACACCTGAAGAAGGTGTAAGCTTAAAAATAGGTAACGAAAAAGTTTATCTTCCCCCGTCACTATGCGAACTATTGATTCAAGCTGCTGAGATTATGGCAGACGGAAAAGCGGTATCATTATTGCCAGTAAGTCAGACATTAAGCATAGAAGAAGCTGCTAATTTTCTGAATGTATCAAAATCATTTTTAGATAAATTGCTTGAAGAGGGAAAAATTCCCTACAGTAAGATGGGGGTAAAAAAGCAAATTAATTTGTCAGATTTAATGGCATATAAAAAGCAACGAGATGCCCAACGTCGGGAACTGATGATTGAATTAGCTCAATTTAGCCAAGAAGAGGAACTGCATGAGAAAAATATCAATAGTTGAAATTCTCGATTGTTCTCCTTTGGTATTCAACATCAGGGAAACACTTCACCTAGATTTACAAGATTTCTTCAGAGATGCTGGTTGAAATAATTTTAGTAAAGAATAAAATCAATGATTTTAGCATCTAGAAAGCTAGTTCCCAATCCTGTAGTTTTGGATTCTTGTGTTATATTTCCACTATATTTACGTGATACTTTGTTTCGTGCTGCGGAAGTAGGTTTGTATCAGGCTATGTGGTCAGAAGAAATTCTTGACGGTGCAACTCGTAATCTTGTTAATCAGGGAAGAATGACAATTGAGAAAGCGGCGCGTTTCAAGGCGGTACTCAAGGAAGCTTTCCCAGAGGCGATCGCTGAAGTACCAGATGATTTAATTGTACAGATGACTAACGATCCTCGCGACCGCCATGTGGTTGCTACGGCGGTGGTGACAGATGCTAAAATTATTGTTACTTTTAATTTAAAAGACTTTCCGGTGGATGCTCTTGCACCTTGGGGAATTCAAGCTTTGCATCCTGATGTTTTTCTCAACCGTCTTTATGAAGACGCACCGGAAATCGTCGCTGATTTGATTCAACAGCAAGCTGAAGATTTGCAAAATCCACCGCTAACTATCGAGGATTTACTTACTAGGTTGAAGCTACAAGTACCAGTTTTTGCTGACAAAATGAAATGTTATTTTCAAGATTTTAACTAAAAAATAATTTATTAACTTAATTGTTGTCCGATTTCTTGACGCAAACGATAGAGAATTGTATTCGGTTCGACTTGAGAAAGAATCTCTTGAATAACAGTAGAAGGTCCCATTGGTCCCCAAGTACAACCTCTTTCTAAATATTCTTGAGCGACTTTACCGACAACATAAGCACCATAACCAGAAATACCACCTTGAGCGATCGCAGTGCTAGCGTAAGTGGCGATCGCTTCGGGACTACCTAAACTACTTACCGCAGCCGCACCAGTTTTGCCAATTCCTAAGAGAAAGCTAGTACCGATTTCACTGATTAAGGTACTACCCGCACTCCAAATAATCTTTTTCCACAGTTTACCTGCTTCGTAGCTGGTAATCGGTAAACCATACAATCGGGCTAAAGAGCGAATTAAGAATAAATCTGCGACAGTTCCTCCGAGAATATCGAAAATAGCGATCGGATTTGCCGCAACAGCTACGGCTTTATACTTGGTATACTTCCAAATCAGCTTTTCCGCTTCTTCTTGGCGCATTTCCAAGGTTTTGCGGGCAATATTCGCCTCAGCCTCCTTAGCTAAAAATAACGCATTCAGAGCGAGTAGCGATCGCCCTTCTCGATTTAATACTTTTAATATTTTTGCTCTTAAATCGTCGATTTGCGGTGGCGGACTTTCCCACTCTTCGCCAACAGTACCATCTTGCCATTCTACCCGCACCCGTCGCTGTGGCGGTTCGGCGGAAACCATGACAATTTCTTCCGGGGATAAAACCTCATCCAGTCGTTTCTCCGCTTCCCTACCAGTCCCCAACAATCTTAACTGTTGATAAATCTCCTCGCGGTCTTTATCTGGATACAGGTCAACTTTATTAAACACCAACAGCAACGGTTTCTGACTTTGACGCAATTCACACAAAGCCTCATATTCCGTCCGAGTAATGTCCCCAGCGACAATAAATAAGATTAAATCAGCTTGACGGGCGACTTCCCTTGCCATTCTCGCCCTTTCTTCCCCATGCACTTCATCTAAGCCAGGAGTATCGATTAATTCTACCAATACTTTACCTCCAGGCGGTTGCCAGCGCACCGACTTGGGCCACTTCGTCACGCCGTGTAAAGGTCCGGTTTGCAGCAATTTTTGTCCTAATAAAGCGTTGAGAACCGAAGATTTCCCGCGACTAACTAAACCAAAAGCGGCGATAAAAATCGTTTTATCATCTAACTTATCCGCAGCCGCTTTCAAAGCTTGTAAATCACTGCGGACTGCGGCTTGTAGTTCCACGTCTGGGGGATAATTCCAGTGACGACGAAAGCTTGTATACCAGGATAGCGCCTGCTGGATACTCGCACGCGCTAAGTTAAAGTGAGTTTCTTGGGGTGTTGATTGGCTCAAGGTTAGCTCAAAATCGACAGTCTACACCTATAATCGCAAATTTGCGCGTCTTTCGTGGGTGGAATTCCCTACCGTTGTTTTCTGGTTAGGAAATCTTGCTTTCAGTTTGGCTAATTTTTGCTCGAAATTCTAAGATTGCGTCTAAAGGATCGTTTTTGACCACATATTCTGCTAATAACGCCAAATCTAGATTAGGTAATAACTCGCTTTGGGAGGTTTGTTCGTATTCTTCGCCTCGCAGACAATAAATTGTCAAGAGATTATTTTGCCAAAACCAAACTTCTCTAATTCCTATGAATTTCTCTGAATTACTAACTTTTTGAGTTCAATGCGGTTTGTAAAAGTTTGTTTCACCTCAGCCCGCGTAGGCGGGCTTTTTTCTTGTAGCCCCACCCTTCGAGAGTGAGGGCTAATCTTCTATTGAAGTCATCTAATTTCTTCTTTATTTGACTTTCTTTTTGACTGCAAAAATTTTTCCTGGTTATAAAGTGCAAGGTTATTCCAAAACAAGTCTTCGACAAAAAAGATAATCAAACAATAGTCTGGTATCTGAGGATATTCTAACCACGCAACTTGGATAATGCCGTCAAAGGACTTTTGCACTTGTTTGAGTTGCTTTTCGATTTCTTGAAGTCCTTGACATAAAAGAGAAATTTCTACCCATTTACCTGCTTCCGTTGAGAATAACTTTTCTAGAAAAGGAAGATTACACTCAAATTCTACTAAATCTGCTGTTAAACAAGAAAGTTCGTCTTCAATATCTAAATTTTCTTGGGGTTTATCCGAGTAAATAAAATTTGTTTTCATCTAAATAAATCCTGAAATATTTCAAATTCTTCTTCTGTTACTATACGTCTTTCACCTCGTCTAAGCTTAATTTGATGTGCTTTTTGAGTACGGTTAATTGTTGTGACTAATTCTCCATCTGGTTCAAAAATGTGTTCTCGCCCTTTTTTACTGCGAAGTACATATCTGCCATCTGATTGCAAAAAAATATCACTTTGTTTGGCGATTTGAGCATCGTTAAATGTAGGAATAACTCGTCTTCCTTCGCTTCTCCTTTCTTCAGAATGCTTGCTTCTTTTTGGACTAATTATTAAACACCTCATCTAGATATAGCAAACATTAAATGGTGTTAGGTACGTTTTTCTGTTTAAATTAAAGATAAATATTCCTTACCAATTCAAACGCACCCAATTCCAAATTTAAGCAATTTTTTCTTCGGATTTCGCGGCTTTTAAATGTCCAATTGCCTTACTTACAAAGCCTTGCAAGAATGCTTGGCGCTGATTCTCTTGGAAAACTTTTTGAATTTTTCCTTTCAATCTTTCGAGATTAAAACCTTCACCTGATGCCGCACTAATTTCTTGTTCTTGGAAATATTCAATTAAGCTTAATCCGGCGATTCTAGTTAAATAAGCCGCACTCACACCTTGAACTGCACCACCTGCAAAATAGGTAACAGCGTGAGATTTTAACAGGCTACCAATGCTTTGAGTTGTTAACTCGACTATCCCCAATTGTACCATCAATTTGCCAATAGTTGCGGCGGCAGTTTTTGCTTGGTCGAGGGAGAATTTTTGCTTGTAAATTACGCCTAAATCAACTAACATTTGTCCGTTAACTGCGGCGGCGGCTACTAAATCTAAAGCGGCGACGGGATTAGCAAAAGCGGCGGCTGCGGCAATCCATTGATATTGTTCGATAATGGGGAGGGCGCGCGATCGCCTAACTTCGTTTAAAATTTGTTTGGCTTGTTTCTGCAATTCTCTGGCTTCGCGCCAAGTAGTTCCCCAAATTAACTCTTGACTTTCTGTCTTAATTATGCTACGCAAATGAGTCTGAAGATCGCCGAGATTAGGTGATTGGGGTTCCATATATTCTGCCACGGAACCGTCTTCTTGATGTTTGCGGACTTTTTCGGGTGCGGGTGCGGCGGAAATTCCAATTACGTCTTCTGGGCTAATAATTTCTTTGACTCGATAACGCAATTGTTGCAAAATTAAAGCTTGTTCTTCGGGTACATAAAAATCTTGTTTATTAAAGATTAATAGCACTCTTTGTTTAGCAGTGCGAAGCTGTTGTAAGATTTGATATTCTGATTCAGTTAAATCACCCGTAGTTACGAATAAAACTAAGTCACAAGCGAGAGATTTTTTCGTAACATTACTTTCGCTGTCAGTAATTGCATTAATTGCTGCTGTTTCAATTAACTTAACTTTTTCGGTGATTTCACCTGCTGGTAAAAGTTGGTAGAGAGTCGTTTTTCCGACACTCTTACCACCAGTAATTGCTAATTGTAAATCCTGACGTTTGGATAAATTTGGTAATTGAGCAAGTTGTTGTTTTAAATTAGAAGTATCGATATTTGGCGCTTCTTTTTCCAGATAATCAATCGTAGCCGACGCAGACGCGATCGCCTCTGCTACAATTTGCTTATCCACTGGTAACTGTTGGGAGAGAAGGAGATTTTGCGGGGACTTTTGTTGCAACAACCAAAAAACTCCACCCGTAGCGATCGCGCCTAAAAATCCTAATTCACCCACATCGATCGCCGCATGGTGTAAACTCGACCATAGCCACAGTGTCACCGACAAACCCATACCACCGACTAAAATTGGCTTCTGCCATAATTTTTCTGTCATTTTTCTCCCCGCCTGAGCATTTCTACTTCTATGCTACGCCTTACTGTGCCTCGTGGGAATACAGCGATCCCGACTAGCTAAAAGTTTAACTTAACTATGGTAACGTTCGGCGCGATCGCTAAGATAGTTTTTCTTCAACCTCCTCTGAGTTGCAGAGAATTTCTCCAACTGAAATTCCTTAGTTATGTTACAAAGTTATTAATTACCAAATTCATCTTAACTCCCAAAGAAATATCCTCTACATTTCGTTGAGAAAATTTCACACTTTGGCTAACACCTAACTTTCTTCAGCGAACAAATAAAAATTTTTACTATTACTATAATGAAACCCAAACTTAAATTTCGTTGGTTGATTTTGTTCGTTTTACTCCTCGGTATATTTTTTCGTTTTCTCAATCTCGATGGTAAACTGTACTGGCACGATGAAGTACATACATCTTTACGAATTAACGGCTACAATTCCCAGGAAGTAATTGTAGAAGTTTTCACTGGCGAAGTTACTACTATCGATAACTTATTAAAGTTTCAGCTTCCCAGTTCCGAAAAAACTCTTAGTGACACTATCTCAGCCTTGCTCACCCATCCCGAACATCCGCCATTATACTATTTATTAGCTCATTTTTGGGTACAATTATTTGGCGGTTCGGTAGCTGTCACCAGAAGTTTATCAGCAATAATTAGTTTACTAGCATTTCCTTGTTTGTATTGGTTATGCCGCGAATTATTTAATTCCCAGTTAATTGCTTGGATAGCCATAATTCTATTTGCTGTTTCTCCAGTTCACGTTCTCTACGCCCAAGAAGCCCGAGAATATAGTCTCTGGACAGTAACTATTTTACTCACAAGTGCGACACTTTTACGAGCAAAGCGAAAAAAAAGTTTAGCTGCTTGGTTAGTTTATAGTCTCAGTTTAACAACTGGCTTTTATACATCTTTACTTTCCGCATTTGTTGCCCTCGCCCACGGCATTTACTTAATTATAATTGAACGCTGGCACTGGACAAAAAATTTAGTTTACTATTTCCTCTCCTCAATATTAAGTTTAGTTCTTTTTACCCCGTGGCTAATCGTAATTTTCAACAATTACAGTAAAATGCAAACTCAAACTAACTGGGCAAAAGTTCGGGAACCTTTTTGGGTTTTGTGGAGTAGTTGGGAACTCAGTTTAAGTTCAGTTTTTATCGATATTCATCCGGAAGTAAACTTTTGGCTGATTCCCCGATTTGCGCTATTTTTACTATTAGCTGTCGGCTACTCAGTTTATTTTCCTTCTCGTCGTCGGCAAACCCAAAATCAATGGCTGTTTATTTTAACGTTAATTTGCGCCAACAGTTTAGCAATTATTTTACCAGATTTACTTTTTGGGGAACGACTCTCTACTGGTACTCGTTACTTTATCCCTGCTTATATGGGTATACAAATAGCTGTTGCTTATCTGCTTGCTGATGCTAAATTTCTCTCGCGCAAAATTTGGACAGTCATAGTTTCCTTACTACTTGCTGCGGGAATTATCTCCTGTGGAATAAGTTCCCAAGCAGATACTTGGTGGAATAAAATTTCTAGCTATCATAATGCAGAAATTGCCCAAATTATCAATCAAAGTTCTCGTCCCCTTTTAGTTAGCGATGCTTTTGATATTAATCTAGGTAATATTATTTCTCTCACTCATCTTCTTGAGAACAAAGTGCGATTGCAATTGATGGTTAAACCCAAGTTCAAATCGATTTCGAGTAATTTTGAGAATGTATTTGTGTTTAATCCCTCACCAACTTTAAAAGCAGCAATCGAAAAGCAGGATAATTTGCATTTAGAACTGGTTTATAATTCCGGTTATCCTTTGTGGAAGGCGATTAAATTGTAGATTGTGGATTTGATATTTTTGGGGCTGATAAAAATCCACAATCTATTTTTTGGTTTAGCTTCACATTTGGGCTACCTCTACGGCTTTTTTCTCAGATTTGCTAGCGAAAACTAGGCGCGGCATTAGTAAAGCTTTAATTATCAACCAAAGAGAGTGTAATTCACCAGGGGCTTCGCGGCGCAACCATTGTCCTGGACGACAATAAAGCATTTTTATTAATTGGCGTTCTTCGCTTAAATTCGGCTTTTTGAACTGAATTTCGAGGCAAGTCTTTCTGGTAGAGTTATCGACTTTTTTGACTCTACCAGTGAGAAGTAATTTATCTTCAACAAACCAAAAATTAACTGGTAAATCTGTCCAATCTATTTCCTTTTCTCTTATTCCTAATAAAGCCACTTCTGCTCCCGACTCAGAAACTTTATTGGTGACGCCAAAGACAAGGCGATCGCCAATTTTCAACTCTACTTTTCGCTGCAAATTAAACCATTGATCGAGATCGGGTTGGGGTGCATCAAGCATAGTAAGTAAAGTCACAGCGAGGATTAAAAGGTTATAGCAACTCCAGATTAAAACCAAGATTGAACCATTAGCTAATCCTTGAGATGGAGTTAGGGCGGGAAACAATTCACAGCTAATTAAACAGTTACCGAAATTACGCCAAAGACCGATAATTGTGCCAATTAAAATAATAATTAACGGAGCAGCCAAAAACCAGTTAAAATGGTAGCGATCGCTAGAAATTCCTTTCGCCGTAACTCGAAATTTAGTAGAGAAAGGACTGAGTAAAGTTTGCACAATTTCTACAGCGATGGGAAAGCATAAAGCTACTGAATAAACATCAGAAATTAATGCCGAGCGCGAACGTTTACTTAACCAAGAATGTACCGAAGTTTGCAGCAAATAACTAGGTAAAAAGAAGTATAACCAAGCTTCTAATGTGGCTCGAACTGGAATTACGCCAAAAAATGGATAAGCTAATGGTAAAATCAAAAAACAAATGCGGGCAATAGTCCCAAACCAAAGCAACAATCCTTCTAAATGTGCTAGTCTTTGTCGCCAAGTCAAACCAGGAATAGTTAAGGGGTTAGCGCTAATAAAAAATGCTTGCATTGTTCCTCGTCCCCAACGCAATCTTTGGGCGGTGTGTTCGGCAATACTATCAGCAGCTAAACCGGCACTTAATTGTTCGTCTAAATAAATGACTTGATATCCTTTTGCTGATAACTTAATTCCGGTAAAATAATCTTCGCTTAAAGATTCAGTGACAAAACCTCTTACTTCTAAAAGATGGCTACGTCTGACTAAAAAAGAGCTACCATAACAAAGGACACTGTCGGCACCATCGCGAATTGGTTGGTTGCGTCGAGAAAATTCTTCGGGGTCGTGATTGAGAATATTTTCTAATCCTAAGTTGCGGGCGATTGGGTCAAAGTTGTAAAATTCTTGATGGGTTTGTACCAAGGCAATTTGCGATTTTTGGAAGAAGCCAACCGTGCGAGTAAGAAAGTTGGTTGTGGGAACAAAATCGGCATCGAAAACAACAATTAACTCGCCTGTGGTTTGGGAAATTGCGTGATTTAAGTTACCCGCTTTGGCATGACGATTATCCGGTCTGGTAAGATATTCACAGCCTAATTCTTGGGCTAGCTGTCGCATTGATTGGCGCTTTCCGTCGTCGAGTAAATAAATTTTCTTATTGCTATATTCAATTGCTTGACAACCGATAATTGTTCGTCTGACAATAAACTCAGCTTCGTTATAAGTAGGAATTAAAATATCCACTGAAGGTGTATAATTTCCCTCAATTACGGCAACTGACATTCGCTCTGCTTCTCGATGCCGAACCTTGGTTCCTAATGATAAAAATATTTGGATACTACTAGCAAAAATTATCAAAAATTCGAGGCAAAATAATGTTAAACTAAAGACGCCATCTAGAGGAGTAGCTAAATTCAAAGTTGCCAGACTGCGCCATAACAGATAGCGAATAGTTAAAGCTAGTAAAATCGATACTACTATTATTTGCGACCACCGACGTTGCTGAGGCGAAATTTTCATTACTACCTGGGCAATTAAGAACAAAATAAGCGTCGGTAAAAACAAGTAAAATGGATGAGTAAAATCTGGTACTTCTACCCAAAAAGGTGGATTTTGCTGCCAAAAATGTAACTGGGCAAAAATACTACTAACGGTAGATGCACCCAAAAACCAAGAAATGGCGATCGCGCCAACCATTGCTAATATTCCCAGCATTACCCCAGTCGCTAGTCGCAACCGCAAAATTTTTCTTAACAAACGACGTTTACCTTTGAGTTTGCGAATTCCGGATAAAGACATTTGATTTTCCCTAGTTCGATAAGTAGTTTTTCTTAATTTTAATATTCCCTAAAATTTATTGTTTTTTCAAAAAAGTGAGATTTCACCTAATTTAGTCTGAGATTTCGATGAGAAAAACCTCTGAATTGGAATTAAATATTTTCTCAGACAATTCTCAGGATAATTTCAGCCAGAAAACTTATCTTAGAGATAGAAAGATTTGATAACCAAATTGAGGATACCCGCTACTATGAAGTTTACTTACTTATTTATACTCGCAGCAGTTGCTCTTTTTAGCTTTGGTTGCACCAAAGAAACATCAGATACGTCTTCTAACCCTAACACTGTAACTGAGACAGACTCGACTGTTATCGCCGAAAACCAACAAACTTCGCAAAACAGTAACTCTGGAAGCTTTATTAACGGAGAAAAAACTACTCAAGGTACGGTACGTTTTGTTACAGAAAACGGACAAAATTACCTAGAATTTGACGACAGTTTCCAAACCGGAGAAGGTCCAGATGTATTTGTTCTTTTACATCGCGAAGGTAAGCCGGAAAGCTATCAGGAAGCAGATTATGTCAATTTGGGAGAGATAGAAAACTTTAGCGGTTCTCAGCGCTATGCTATTCCTAATGAGGTTAATCCTGCGGATTTTCGTTCTGTGGTCATTTGGTGTCGTCAGTTTAATGCTACCTTTGGTTATGCACCTCTGGGGACGTAATTGTGGCTACCCTTTCTAGTTACTGATGATGGTAATTAGAAGTTATCAACTTTACCAACTTTTGACTAAAAAAGAGATGAGTTTAAAAGATTGGCTGACTTTAATTCATCCAGCGATCGCCATTATCTTAGTTTACCCTCTTCTGGGGATCGCTGTTAATTTCGCTTGGCAAACTCGCCAGCGACGCTTGCAAACGACCGCCGGGAAAAGTAAAATTCCCCCGGTAGTCGGACGAGAACATTTGCAAATTGGAAAATGGCTTTCCGGTATAGTTGTGCTAGTTACTTTACTGGGGCTAGCTTATCCGTTAATTTACAAAAATATCCTCGAAAAACAGCTTTTTCGTAACCAACCGGGACAATTCATTTTTATCTTGCTGATGTTTGCGGCAACTATTGCTAGTTTAGTCTTACTTTACCGAGGTAGACAGAAAACTTGGCGTGGGATTTTTGCTACTTTAACAGGTATGGGTTTGGTGGTTCTCGGTTCTCAAGAAGGGGTTTGGCGCTTAACTTCTCATTGGTATTGGTCGCATTTTTATTATGGCATAACTGCATCGATGTTGATGATTTTTTCCCTAGCTACAGTTGAAGATATTTATCGAGATAAATCGAATCGCTGGCGCTATCTCCATACAATTTTAAATTGTTTTGCAGTTTTGCTTTTTCTGGGACAAGGTATTACTGGAGTCCGAGATTTATTTGAGATTGGTTTGTGGACTCAACCACCAGCTTAGTTAAAATCACTACCAATTACAAAAATCAAACAGTTGCTTGAAGTACTGCTGGCTTTTCAATTACTTGATGGGTAATGGGTAGGACGACAATAAAGTCGGTTCCTACTCCTACTTCCGATTGACAAATAAGTTGACCTTGATGTTTTTCTGCGACGATTTGACGACTAATTGCTAAACCTAAACCAGTACCTACACCTACAGGTTTGGTAGTAAAAAAGTTATTAAATATTTTGACTTGATTTTGTCGGGAAATGCCGCAGCCGTTGTCCGTGATGTGGATAGCTACTCTTTCTAGGTCGAAACTTTTGGTAGTAATAATAATTTGTTTTGATTTTTGCTGATTTTCTTCGAGGGCATCGAGGGCATTAACTAAGAGATTGGTGAATACTTGATAAAGGGAACTTGTATAACCTTCAATTTTGGGAATATCGCCATAGTTACGGACAATTTTGACATCTTTTTTGATCCGGTTGTTCAGAATTAAAAGCGTACTATCGAGACAAGCGTGAATATCTACGAAATGAGGTTCGGCTTCGTCGAGACGAGAAAAGTTTTTCAAACTAAGGACAATTTGGCGTACTCGTTCGGAACCAATTTTCATTGAGTTTAATAGTTTGGGTAAGTCTACTGCTAAGAACTCTAAGTCAATTTCTTCAGATTTTTTTTGGACGCTAAGAGAAGGTTGAGAAGTTTCGTTTTGGTAGGTATGAATTAGGTCAAAAAGATCGTCGATGTATTCGCTAGCATGAATTAAGTTACCATAAATAAAGTTAACTGGGTTATTGATTTCGTGAGCAATTCCAGCTACCATGCGTCCTAAACTCGACATTTTTTCGCTTTGCAATAGTTGTTGTTCGGAGGTGGCTTTTTGTTCTAGTAAAAGTTGCTTGACTCGTTGGATTAACTGATTTAAAGAAGTTGCTAAAATGCCAATTTCGTCTTGGGTGGTAACGGGTATTTGAAGGTCAAAATTAGATTCTTTGGTGGCTTTTTGGGCTACTTCAGTTACCCTTTTTAAAGGATTGGCGATCGCGCGAGTGGTAAAAATCGCTAAAATGGTGGCGATCGCGATCGATGACAAGATACTTATCCCGATAATCGCCAGCCGCAGCTTATCTACCGCTTTTAGTTCGGATTCGGCAGCTAGATTCTCTTGATAGGAAATTGCTACTAAGTCGGTTAATTCGTTGGAGATGGCATCAAATTTTTGGGCTAAGTCGATGTTGGTAAATTTTAGTAATAATTCTTGCGCGGCGGCAATTTCGGCGGGTGAGTCTAAGTTATCAATATCGATCTGTTTTAGCACTTGATGTAATTGCTGGAAATATGCAGCTAACTTTGCTTCGTTATTTTCGATAAAAAGCGGCATCATTTCCTGATGTAACGGATCGTTATGTTTTTCTGTTGTTACAAATTCTCTGACTTCTGCCCAGGTTTGCTTGGTGATTGCTTCATATTCAATAAAATGGGCGTACTCATGCCGAAATTCTTCTGGTTGTGAAATTAAAGGAATCAACTGTTGTTGGTGGGTTCTGGCTTGTAAA encodes:
- a CDS encoding helix-turn-helix domain-containing protein; protein product: MNKQKILLEPILPATKQEIQQLILGLLTPEEGVSLKIGNEKVYLPPSLCELLIQAAEIMADGKAVSLLPVSQTLSIEEAANFLNVSKSFLDKLLEEGKIPYSKMGVKKQINLSDLMAYKKQRDAQRRELMIELAQFSQEEELHEKNINS
- a CDS encoding PIN domain-containing protein, with translation MILASRKLVPNPVVLDSCVIFPLYLRDTLFRAAEVGLYQAMWSEEILDGATRNLVNQGRMTIEKAARFKAVLKEAFPEAIAEVPDDLIVQMTNDPRDRHVVATAVVTDAKIIVTFNLKDFPVDALAPWGIQALHPDVFLNRLYEDAPEIVADLIQQQAEDLQNPPLTIEDLLTRLKLQVPVFADKMKCYFQDFN
- a CDS encoding GTP-binding protein, whose amino-acid sequence is MSQSTPQETHFNLARASIQQALSWYTSFRRHWNYPPDVELQAAVRSDLQALKAAADKLDDKTIFIAAFGLVSRGKSSVLNALLGQKLLQTGPLHGVTKWPKSVRWQPPGGKVLVELIDTPGLDEVHGEERARMAREVARQADLILFIVAGDITRTEYEALCELRQSQKPLLLVFNKVDLYPDKDREEIYQQLRLLGTGREAEKRLDEVLSPEEIVMVSAEPPQRRVRVEWQDGTVGEEWESPPPQIDDLRAKILKVLNREGRSLLALNALFLAKEAEANIARKTLEMRQEEAEKLIWKYTKYKAVAVAANPIAIFDILGGTVADLFLIRSLARLYGLPITSYEAGKLWKKIIWSAGSTLISEIGTSFLLGIGKTGAAAVSSLGSPEAIATYASTAIAQGGISGYGAYVVGKVAQEYLERGCTWGPMGPSTVIQEILSQVEPNTILYRLRQEIGQQLS
- a CDS encoding slr1306 family protein translates to MTEKLWQKPILVGGMGLSVTLWLWSSLHHAAIDVGELGFLGAIATGGVFWLLQQKSPQNLLLSQQLPVDKQIVAEAIASASATIDYLEKEAPNIDTSNLKQQLAQLPNLSKRQDLQLAITGGKSVGKTTLYQLLPAGEITEKVKLIETAAINAITDSESNVTKKSLACDLVLFVTTGDLTESEYQILQQLRTAKQRVLLIFNKQDFYVPEEQALILQQLRYRVKEIISPEDVIGISAAPAPEKVRKHQEDGSVAEYMEPQSPNLGDLQTHLRSIIKTESQELIWGTTWREARELQKQAKQILNEVRRSRALPIIEQYQWIAAAAAFANPVAALDLVAAAAVNGQMLVDLGVIYKQKFSLDQAKTAAATIGKLMVQLGIVELTTQSIGSLLKSHAVTYFAGGAVQGVSAAYLTRIAGLSLIEYFQEQEISAASGEGFNLERLKGKIQKVFQENQRQAFLQGFVSKAIGHLKAAKSEEKIA
- a CDS encoding glycosyltransferase family 39 protein, producing the protein MKPKLKFRWLILFVLLLGIFFRFLNLDGKLYWHDEVHTSLRINGYNSQEVIVEVFTGEVTTIDNLLKFQLPSSEKTLSDTISALLTHPEHPPLYYLLAHFWVQLFGGSVAVTRSLSAIISLLAFPCLYWLCRELFNSQLIAWIAIILFAVSPVHVLYAQEAREYSLWTVTILLTSATLLRAKRKKSLAAWLVYSLSLTTGFYTSLLSAFVALAHGIYLIIIERWHWTKNLVYYFLSSILSLVLFTPWLIVIFNNYSKMQTQTNWAKVREPFWVLWSSWELSLSSVFIDIHPEVNFWLIPRFALFLLLAVGYSVYFPSRRRQTQNQWLFILTLICANSLAIILPDLLFGERLSTGTRYFIPAYMGIQIAVAYLLADAKFLSRKIWTVIVSLLLAAGIISCGISSQADTWWNKISSYHNAEIAQIINQSSRPLLVSDAFDINLGNIISLTHLLENKVRLQLMVKPKFKSISSNFENVFVFNPSPTLKAAIEKQDNLHLELVYNSGYPLWKAIKL